The window AAGCCCCATTACGGGGCTTTTTTTATGATAAAGGTTTATTCTACTTTAAAATTATCGTTAAAATACTCCTTTCCTTTATTTATATACTTTTCATCTACCAGGTAATATTCTTTTCTGCTTTTCTTTTCAATTAAATCCTTAAATAGAATTTCTGCTTTTTTATTTTTATCATTCTTATGCAGTGCTTTTGCATATAAAAATTGATTCGCAGTATGCTCAGGTGCTATTTTATATGCTTTTTTTAGTAATTTTTGGGCTTTTTTATCGGAGGGCCATTCTATAATTAAAGGAATATTAGGTACTTCTAAATACATGCCGCCCAACAAACGTATAGCTCCAGCCTGATTGTAATTTTCATCTAGCGTAATTGCTTTTTGACTTAATTTCTTAATTTCATTTAGAACATTATTTTGAGCGGCTTCAACAATATCAAGCATGTTAGCCCATCTAGCATAATTAGCAGCATACCAATATACTATTGCCCCATTTTCAGGAAATTCTTTTGTCTTTTCTTCAGCTAAATCAATAGCCATTTTGTATATCTGCTTTTTTTCTTTTTGTGAGCAATCTGTCCATGAAGCTTTGAATTCATAGCTTTTTAATAAGCCAATGGTTCTTTCAGGTTCTGTTTTTATTTGTTTGAAATGATAAATTGCTTTATTGATGTTTGTGTTTGTAGCATATCCATCTTTAATTTCCGCATGCTTATGTTTTAAATAATATTCAGCTGAATCTAAAGATTTTTGAGCGTAGGAATGAATTTGAAAAATGAGAAAGAGTAGTAAAAGAATGATAGTTTTATAACTCATAATTAGTTCATGTTTCAATTATTTGACTGTCCGGTTAACGCTTTCAAATTAATTATGTTGGAATAGATTTTTGTTTATACACATTTAATCAAAAAATCTGTAAATTAAAGTTTAATTCATTAACAAATGACACCGAAATCATCTGAAAATTCACGAACTACTATTACGGAGCTTATGATACCTTCATATGCTAATTTTGGGGGTAAAATCCATGGAGGAATCCTTTTGTCTTTAATGGATAAAGTGGCTTATGCAACAGCTACCAAACACAGTGGTGCTTACTGTGTAACTGTATCTGTGGACAATGTTGATTTTTTACAACCAGTTGAAGTAGGTGATTTAGTATCCATGATGGCTTCAGTAAATTATGTTGGCAATTCGAGTATGGTGGTTGGCATTAAAGTGATAGCCGAAAATGTGAAAACAGGGATAGTAAAACATACTAACACAAGTTACTTTACAATGGTTGCTAAAAATGATGAAGGTGGTTTAATGAAGGTTCCACCGCTAAGATTAAATACTAAAGAAGATGTGAGAAGGTTCGCTGAAGCCGTAAAAAGAAAAAGCTTAAGAAAAGGCTATCAAGCACAAATGGAGGCAGAAAAAAGTGATTTTACCTTTGAAAAGCAAAAAGAGATATTGCAAGACCAGAGATGTGAAATAAAATTAAAGGAATAAAAAGGGCAGATTAATTGAAACCTGCCTTCCAAAATTAATAATTAGGCATTAACGGATTGCTTTTCTTTTAGCCATTTTTTTGCATCATCTACCGTTTTAAAAGTAGCCATTTCTAATACACCACCAATATTCATATTTAATTCTTTTGCTGACATTTCAGAAAAAGTATTTGCAGAAACTACATGAGCATAATATTTAAGTCCAGCATCCATTACTTTAGGAATTAAAACAGATTCAATCCAATCCATTGCTTGTGTCCACGGACCAGTTGATTTACTATCATCATTTAACAAATAAGGGCATTTTGTTTTCTTTACTAAATCGGCAAAGTCAAGACCCCATTTTTTTATTGCATCCACGTTTGCATAGCCTTCCCAATCACAAAATATCCAATTATTTTGTTCTTGATATTCCGTTTTGCAAATCACTCTGTCAAGGTTGTTTTTGGTATCAAATTTCATAATGTTAAAATTTTTAGGTTAAAATATTTCAAAAAATATATCGATAATAAAATTAACTAAATGCTAAGTAGATTTAAATTTAGTTTGTTATTATATGTTACATTGTATAATAATTGTTATTAGCTCCAAAAGTTTCTGTTAATTTGTAAGTATGAAAAAAATAATTCTGTTTGTTTTCCTTATTACTGCTTTGTTAATAGTTTATTCTCTTTCAACAGTGGAAAATGTAAATTCATTGGAGGGCGATTTTGAAGAAATGGCTTTTGTTAGGAATGAAAATAATACTGGACCAGTGCACAGAATCTATGTTTTTTCACTAAATGATACATTATGGACCCAAATGAGAAAGCATATTGACTTACTTCCACACACGAAATATGGCACTACTGAGGTATATTATTTTCTAAAAAAGGATGTAAAATCTATAGAAATCAGTTTGGATATGTCAGGTTTGGAGAATAAGACACTTAAGCCTTTAGCTCATTATGTGAAAAATGGCCAAGGAAAAATCATTAGAAAATAAATATTTATTGGATTAGTAATACTTTCCAAGCTTGCATAATTTTACCTTTTTCTAATAAAATATGAGCAATATTATGGATTTCTTCAGTAGTAGTTTTATTATCTATCTTCTCGAAACCTTCTGGAAATTCAACAGATTTTAAATCTTCTGAGGTAGGAAGCTTTTCTATGTTTCCAAGCTTTCCTAGATCATTCCCACTAAGAATTTTGCTATTTTTTATCAATTCTGGTAAGGCATCAACACCAATACCTAATTTTTGTAAAGGTTTTTCAACTTCGAAAAGTGCATTTTTTGATCGACTATACCAATTGCCGCCTAATCTTCCTATAGGATCTAGCTTAAAAGGATCAACTTTTCCATTTTCATCTAATATTTCTTCATTCACATGAATGTGAATCACTTCACAAATCACTAGATTTCCAGCTCCTCCATTAGGTCCGGTTTCTATTACTTCATTTACTTTACATTCAAATGCAATGGGTGATTCTGCAACTCTTGGAGGCTTTACTTTTGTTGATTTTGCTTCCGTAAGTCCTGATTTAATGAATTCATTTACCCCCTTTTCATATTCAGTAGATGAAAGAGACATTTGCTCTACCATAGGGTAGTTGGCAATATTGATTACAACTTCTGCAACTTCTTTCACATTTTCATATGAGTGTTTGGTTGTATTATTCCTACCTCTTCTTGCAGGTGAAAAAATAAGAATAGGCGGATTTGCACCAAAAACATTAAAAAAACTAAAAGGACTTAAATTAACATTTCCTTCTTTATCAATTGTACTGGCAAAAGCTATAGGCCTTGGTGCAATTGTGCCTAGTAATAAAGCATGTAATTCAGGTGTTTTAATTGATTTTGGATCTATTTCTTTATAACTCATTTTATTGATTTTATGTCTTTGCTTAGCTAATTGTTCTCAATCAGCCACAGTTCCAAAATTAATAAACTGTAAATGATATAATAAGTATTTCGGTCCTGATATTTATTTCCCCTAAATAATCCGCTAATCTCATCATAGTTTATAAACTGGTAGATGTTAGCATTTGGATCATATAATAAGTCTTTTATGATTTCATTAAAATCATTTTTAATCCATTCCTCTAATGGAGCTTCAAATGAGATTTTTTTCGATTTCGTTACTTCTTTAGGAAGTTGGTCTTTATATATTGATTTTAATAAATGCTTTCTGCTAAAGCCTTTAATATTATAGCCTTCATCTAAAGCATTCATGGTTTCAAACAATCTGTAATCTAAAAATGGTGATCGAGCTTCCACTGAATATGCCATACTTGCTCTATCCATTTTAACTAAAATACCAGATAGTAAATTGAAGTTTCTATCTAGGTGCATTAGTTGATCCAATTCTGATAGCTTATCATCTAAAAATGGCCATAATAATTCCTCAGCTGATTGAAATGATTTAGCGTTATTCAAGATTTGATCTTTATCTATATCTCTGAACATGTCAGTGGTATACAATAAATATTTTTCAGGAAATTTCGATTGAGTAATTCTGTTGATTCTATTTAAAAACCCAAACTTCGATTTCCTATTATTATTTGAATCGAAAAAACTGAAATACTTTAAAGCAGATAAAAATTTGATGTTTTTTGCTGTAAAATACCTTCTATAACCACCAAAAAGCTCATCTCCTCCATCTCCATTCAGCATCACTTTTACTTTTTTGGAAGCTATTTCAGCAATTGCCAAATTAGGCAAGGCGCTGCTATCCGCTAGGGGTTGATCAAATGTTTTAATAGCTGTATTCAGTAAAGCTATAGGAGTTTTATCAATGCTTATAATTTCATGGTTTAATCCAAATTGTTTAGCTGTTGTTTTAGCTATATTACTTTCATTTTGATCAGTTTGAAAAGGATATTTTACTGTATAAGCAGCTAATTGATTATCAAACTTTGCTGCTTCCATGGCGATTACTGAACTATCCCAGCCCCCCGATAGGAATAATCCTTTTTTTACATCCGCCCTTAATCTAATTTTTACAGCATCTTCAATCTGTACTTTTATCAATTCCTTAGCGTCCTGAAAGCTTATGCTTTCATTTTTTTGATAATTGTGTTTCCAAAAAGATTCAATACTAAGATTACCCTTATTAAATTTTAGAATACTGGCAGGAGGAAGAGCATAAATGTTCTCATATATGGTTTCAGGCTCTGGGATATTAGAGTAACACAAATAATGGAAAATAGCATTTTTATTTAGCTGAATTGGGATGTTTTTCAACTGCATTAATTTTTTCAGGCTCTTTATTTCAGATGCAAAAAGGAAAGTATTCTGGTTATGATAGTAATATAAGGGTTTTTGTCCCATCCTATCTCGAGCAAGTAGAAATGTATCAAGATGCTCATCATAATAGGCAATTGAAAACATTCCATTTAATGTGGATATACTATTTTCAAATCCTCTTTTTGTAACTAATTCGAATAAAATATCTGTATCAGAATTAGATTGAAAATTTATTGATTTACCGATTTCAGGATAATTATAAATAGCCCCGTTGAAGATCAGGTATTGTCCTTTATTGTTATGCTTGGGCTGGCTTCCATGATCAAGTCCAATTATCTTAAGCCTTTGAGTTCCAATATTTATATTTGATGTAGATAAAAATTGTTGTTCATCCGGGCCTCTATGCTCTAATAATTTTAAAGCAACAGCAAAATCCCTTTCATCTAAAGCATTATGATTTGACCAAGCACCCGCTATTCCACACATATTGAAATTTTAAAGGCTAGAAAATGAAGTTATTCGCCTGAAATCAAAAATAGTTATTTCTTAAAATAAGAACCACTGATCTTTTGCAAAATCCTCTCGATAGGTGTTCTCATCAAACTTAAAAAATTGAGCAGGTTTATGAGATACATTGGTTTCCTTTTCATCTAAAGCAATTAAGAACTTATTTCTTAACATTCTCTTTCTGAAATTTCTTTTATCTAGCTCTTGCCCAACAATGGCTTCATAAAGAGTCTGAAGCTGTCTTAGTGTAAATTTTTCGGGTAATAATGAAAAAGCAATAATTGGCTCTCTCTTTATTTTTTCTCTTAACATTGCCCAGCCAGTATTCGCTATTTCATTATGGTCAAAACCTAGTTTTTGTGGTTTTTCAATTGGGTGCCATAATACTTCTTCAGCAAATGATGAGGGTCTATAATCAAAATCATCAGTTTTTACTAGTGAATTATAAGCTACTGTAATTACCCTAGCTTCAGGATGTTCTCTTACTGATTTAATCCATTCCACATCAACAGGATCAGAAGTCCTATCCGGAGAACCAAAAGTTTTAAATTGTTCTAGATATAAGTTTTTCATTCCAGTTAATTCATAAAGTACTCTGGAAGCCGCAACATCCAGGTCCTCACCTTTTTGAACCAAATCTCCCGGAAGAGCATATACATTTTTACCTTCTTGTTTCCTTTTTATAAGGAGGATATTGATTTTTTCGTCATCGAATCCAAAAATGACGCAATCAACTGAAATGTGTGGGTTGTAATGGAATTCAGACATATTCTTATTCAATTAGTCATGCAA is drawn from Marivirga arenosa and contains these coding sequences:
- a CDS encoding tetratricopeptide repeat protein, whose product is MSYKTIILLLLFLIFQIHSYAQKSLDSAEYYLKHKHAEIKDGYATNTNINKAIYHFKQIKTEPERTIGLLKSYEFKASWTDCSQKEKKQIYKMAIDLAEEKTKEFPENGAIVYWYAANYARWANMLDIVEAAQNNVLNEIKKLSQKAITLDENYNQAGAIRLLGGMYLEVPNIPLIIEWPSDKKAQKLLKKAYKIAPEHTANQFLYAKALHKNDKNKKAEILFKDLIEKKSRKEYYLVDEKYINKGKEYFNDNFKVE
- a CDS encoding acyl-CoA thioesterase, which translates into the protein MTPKSSENSRTTITELMIPSYANFGGKIHGGILLSLMDKVAYATATKHSGAYCVTVSVDNVDFLQPVEVGDLVSMMASVNYVGNSSMVVGIKVIAENVKTGIVKHTNTSYFTMVAKNDEGGLMKVPPLRLNTKEDVRRFAEAVKRKSLRKGYQAQMEAEKSDFTFEKQKEILQDQRCEIKLKE
- a CDS encoding flavin reductase family protein — its product is MSYKEIDPKSIKTPELHALLLGTIAPRPIAFASTIDKEGNVNLSPFSFFNVFGANPPILIFSPARRGRNNTTKHSYENVKEVAEVVINIANYPMVEQMSLSSTEYEKGVNEFIKSGLTEAKSTKVKPPRVAESPIAFECKVNEVIETGPNGGAGNLVICEVIHIHVNEEILDENGKVDPFKLDPIGRLGGNWYSRSKNALFEVEKPLQKLGIGVDALPELIKNSKILSGNDLGKLGNIEKLPTSEDLKSVEFPEGFEKIDNKTTTEEIHNIAHILLEKGKIMQAWKVLLIQ
- the asnB gene encoding asparagine synthase (glutamine-hydrolyzing), which produces MCGIAGAWSNHNALDERDFAVALKLLEHRGPDEQQFLSTSNINIGTQRLKIIGLDHGSQPKHNNKGQYLIFNGAIYNYPEIGKSINFQSNSDTDILFELVTKRGFENSISTLNGMFSIAYYDEHLDTFLLARDRMGQKPLYYYHNQNTFLFASEIKSLKKLMQLKNIPIQLNKNAIFHYLCYSNIPEPETIYENIYALPPASILKFNKGNLSIESFWKHNYQKNESISFQDAKELIKVQIEDAVKIRLRADVKKGLFLSGGWDSSVIAMEAAKFDNQLAAYTVKYPFQTDQNESNIAKTTAKQFGLNHEIISIDKTPIALLNTAIKTFDQPLADSSALPNLAIAEIASKKVKVMLNGDGGDELFGGYRRYFTAKNIKFLSALKYFSFFDSNNNRKSKFGFLNRINRITQSKFPEKYLLYTTDMFRDIDKDQILNNAKSFQSAEELLWPFLDDKLSELDQLMHLDRNFNLLSGILVKMDRASMAYSVEARSPFLDYRLFETMNALDEGYNIKGFSRKHLLKSIYKDQLPKEVTKSKKISFEAPLEEWIKNDFNEIIKDLLYDPNANIYQFINYDEISGLFRGNKYQDRNTYYIIYSLLILELWLIENN
- a CDS encoding NUDIX hydrolase, with product MSEFHYNPHISVDCVIFGFDDEKINILLIKRKQEGKNVYALPGDLVQKGEDLDVAASRVLYELTGMKNLYLEQFKTFGSPDRTSDPVDVEWIKSVREHPEARVITVAYNSLVKTDDFDYRPSSFAEEVLWHPIEKPQKLGFDHNEIANTGWAMLREKIKREPIIAFSLLPEKFTLRQLQTLYEAIVGQELDKRNFRKRMLRNKFLIALDEKETNVSHKPAQFFKFDENTYREDFAKDQWFLF